Below is a genomic region from Ziziphus jujuba cultivar Dongzao chromosome 7, ASM3175591v1.
GGTGTGATGGCAATTCATATCTTTCTCAGAATAAGTAATTTGTAGTACTTTAGACGTTAATAGGTTAACAATTTATCATAGTAAGTTTTACTTGGATTTGGAAAGGGAGATGATGATTGTTTCTTAAGGAGGTCAACATTTATGGTTGTGATAAAACATTGGTATGAGGctaattggaaaagaaaaatgtgaTATTGCTCACGATATGATATAGATGATTTGTGGCAAGCTGAAGGCATGGATGAGTTGTGTGGATAAATCTCTTGTTTAGGACAGATGATGGAGATTTTACTGGTTCGGAGAATTTGCAAGAGTGATATTCTAATGTGTCGCCAACCTAAACTTCCTGACGATAACAATTAGCACATAACTTAGGAAGGGTGGCAAGGTTAGGTGTGTACTGCTACAATGGTGTGATGGCAATTCATATCTTTCTCAGAATAAGTAATTTGTAGTACTTTAGACATTAATAGGCTAACAATTTATCATAGTAAGTTTTATTTGGATTTGGTTTCACTGCATCTTGGATTGTCTAATGTTCTAGTGCCCGCGATTTTTTGTCATTGCTGACTCTGATTTGGTTGTGAAATTCTTTGATCAATCATGTTTTGCAGGTTGACTATGCATGCACTCCTGAAGAAGTGCAGCAACATTTCCAATCATGTGGTACTGTTAATAGAGTGACTATACTGACAGATAAGTTTGGCCAACCAAAGGGTTTTGCATATGTTGAATTTGTAGAGACAGAAGCTGTACAAGAGGCTCTCCTTCTGAATGAATCTGAGTTGCATGGCCGGCAATTGAaggtattttttctttattccttttctcaatttttttttttttttaaaaaaagaaagaaaagaaaagaaatgagatCGTTTTAATTCATGAAACATACGAATTGTCGGTACAAGGAGGCTCGATCTGTTATATGGGGATTATTAGTAGTGATTATATGAAGTGTTTTGTATGCATGTACTTCAGGTTTTGCCTAAAAGGACAAATGTTCCTGGGATGAAGCAGTACCGACCTAGACGTTTCAATCCGTACATGGGTTACCGCATAAGGAGGCCATATGTGCCCCCTTACATCTACTCTCCTTATGGGTATGGGTAAGTTACCTCCATTTCTCTTCCTTTCAAGTTCCAACACAATATGGAGTGTAATTATTAGATTGATGATATGCTTTCTTTTTCGTCCATTAAACATGCTACAGGAAGGTTCCCAGGTTCAGAAGGCCAACCCGATACATGCCCTACTACTAGAAGAACACTATGTTATCTCGGTTGTAGCGTATACTTATGGTTGGATGGATGTACCTTCCTCATTTCAGACCTTCATTATATATTAAGGGCGGCATAGAAGAGTTTAAGTACTGAGATTTTACTTTGCGTCGAATTtctagacatatatatatatatatatcaagcaaTTATTGTTGGTCTCTCCTTTGTGTGCACTTGAAGTTGACTaataaaattgactttttgatgaataatttctacctctattttttttttatttgttttttttttttttggcggcgGTGTGCGCCATGGGGTGGAAATTATATatggttattagttttttattctccTAATATAAGGATTAACTCTCTGTATGGAAGGTTTAAACTAAATTTTGTGAACACTATTTAAATTAGATGCATATATAATGATATAGCTGCTTCAGTTGAAAAACTTTATGGAATAGATTGAGACACAaagatatttatgaaaaaaataaagttaataaattaCCTGTAGTACCAAGTAAATCTACATTTTGAAAAGTCACTAAAATGATTGCTCTGTTTTAACATTCCATGAAAACGACATTTTAAAGTTTTGCAAAAAAtctgtaataaataaatttaacttatattcaaatttttgtattacatttttaaaacttttacattgtatttttaaattgtgattTGAAGAGAAAGGTTATGGTCCGCTCCATCCATATGCTAATATGTATTATAGtagatgcttttttaaaaaacaatcgatttttactatttatatacAGTAAAActataatctttttaaaaaaatatcaattttgatatGGATCCCTATGTAGACGGATAGTGTCATAGCTTTTTCCGTGATTTGAGTACCCTACTTTTTCTTGATCAACAATTTGAGCACGTTACTTAATAAATATTAGCAGAAGATGGCTGATTATCAAGCATATAATTGTCCTTTGGTCTAAAGTAACAAAGCCTTTCGTGATTTTGTGTTACAGGAGAGGGGCGCTTTTGCCAACTTCTGATGTTCAGCTTCTCCTTTGCTTTTGATTTATAAAACTCACCTTTTCTAGcgaggccaaaaaaaaaaaaaaaaaaaaaaaaaaggtaacaaagccattactttttggataaaaatttaaagCTCAAATTTTCATACtccaaaaccaaaataaaaataatctagcGATATAATTAGTACATTATTCAAATAAATGCTACTAATTTCTTAACCTTACAAAAGGTATTAAACCGAGAAATTGTCTATGCTGTTTGATACTAAATAGACCATATACCATTTtaccaaaatgataaaaaattaaaaaaagaaaagaccagAAACCATCTTTGTGTATACTCTCATTGGAAGAACATTCGGGGCACCTTTTTCAGAGAGTAAAGTCTATTGTTATCAATGCAAGTGTAACAATTTGAATATTGATGTGAGCCAAATGGTAAAAGTTATTTCTGTTTTAAATAAGAACCCAAGTTTGAATTCCCCaccatcaaaaaaataaataaataaatattgattaaaGAGAGACTGCctggaaaaatataatttaatggtTGAGTAACTTTGAATGCTAAATATAGAAGCTTTgcttcagccaaaaaaaaaaaaaaaaaaaagaagctttgaATGTTGTTAAATGGGTTTGATAGTTTATACAATCTGtacggaaaaaaaaattaagtttattattttattttgataagaaAAGTTTCTGTTAAAGCTTAAGATAATccattatttgtttttcataattaaaaatatgatattatcaACCATAATACTGAGTTCATATATCCCCACACCccttgattaaaaaataaaaataaaaaatctataattcttTGATCtaattaaagaaatatttacccaaaaaataccaaagaaatattgattcttttataggaaaatataatattaacttaatatttctaaaatataaaattctttataaAGTTGATGACcacaaaaaaattctttaaaagataaaaagggtaaattttcaagtaaaataacaaaatgaaaaatgagtGTCGGATCGTTTTTAGTGCAAAGAGCCACTTCTTAATTTAAAGGGCCAAGCactcaaaagaaattttttttttgataatttattttagttttttttttttttttataaatttttttttctttggtatcATAGCTCATACATTTTCTGGACATTTTACTCTTGCTTTCATGTCTTCCTATTTGAAACGGATGTGGAACCTTCCCTCATCAAGCTTTACTTTTAAGCTTTTTAACTTCTAATGACATGTAACAAATAACCAATCAGAGGTCATGATTTAATCTTTCaacttttatatgaattttattatttgttataactGATGAGAAtcgttaaaattttaattgaaatatttaattttattattttttattctaaaattttaaaagtaaatcatttaaaaataactatttaaattacatttaaCACATAAATCCCACCAATGATTATTCACCAGTGAAACAAAtagtatatttctttttatattcatttatcatTCTTGTTCTATTTGTGAAGATTGATTTTTAGAAACATAATCTTAAAAGGAATTTGTAAATTtgtacaaatacaaaaatagctaaaaagaaaatactttgaagagttaaaaatattttgtaggactaaaaaagtttggaaattttttcttttggaaagtaataaatttttttaaaaacctgTATGGTACTAAGCATAtgattaaaattacaaaaaatgttGTTGAagtagacccaaaaaaaaaaaaaaaaagtggaaaaaatatattcaaagagAATTTAAACATTGTAATATTTCCGTCCCTCTTGGGGTCATTTACCCCTCCaaaaggtgtatatatatatatatatatttttttttttatgaaatattaaataattatatataaattatacagtAGTTCTACAGTGGGTGTCTGTGTCTAACGTCCGTAACACTGGTtaagaaaatttcaattaatttgcACATCCCACAACATTTGTGGAACATTAAATGTTCACAGGCGCTTACAAATGGagcttttttaagtttttctatatatttataataaagcaTTTCTAGTTGAaatgcaaaaataattttatatagttccaaaaaatttataatactatcataatattgttattatttatatatatatatatatatatatttagctttTACAATAAATCATCATGCTAGAAACCTTAAAACTTCCTCCAAAGCAAGGTTATGGTTATCAATTTTCCTTTCCCAGTTAACTGTTGTCTTGGATGATAATATTGGATTTGAAGTGGGTGATTCTCTGTCTTAAGAACAAAATATAGAGTAATTATTGAGGCAAGAATGGTATccaaaaatggagctggttagttaggatttaaaaaatggaaaagtttTAGGAAGAGCAAAGAAGCTATTGGATCAAGTTTTGAGGTTTCCTCTTATCCTGGTAGTGACGTCAGTGACCTTTATAGATAGCTGTAactctttttttgaaaaaactacaaaaactgtaaaatcttaaaaaatataaataaaataaaaaaagaaagagcggCACCAAAGAATCGCTAGAATCCAACTGGAGATTCGGTGGCCATCTTCAGCGGATTGCCGGTGTGGTGActgcttttgtttgttttctttggaCAATGGCtggctacttttttttttttttgaagatagatattaaggaaaaaaaattaaatgggtGTAATTTAGATGTTTATGGGACTGTGTATAGATTTTTTTACATtgcaaaaaaaaacttattttatatatatataattttgttataaaaaacaCCATTTGTTTTGCATTTGTGCGCGCCGAGCACCTTGCAAAATATTGCGGAATGTACAAATTAACTGGCCTGGCATTGTGGAACGTTAGATGCATATAAACACTCTTTATATGATGCTCTCTATAGcaagactctatatatatatatatatatatatacacaataataataacttatgAACAAAGAAACAATTATTGAATTATGTGCTTCTTAAAATGTCTAAACTTTTTGTTTGTATGAAAATATTATGCAAAGGGATTAActgataatataacaaatgtTTGAATAAGCACACATTAGTACCACCAGTGGCGATGGCCACCATGCCTAaaccacccttttttttttcatccgaTGATTGACCGACctatattaaaaaattgtaactttttgttttttaaaagaaaaaaaaaagtgacttaattaaacaatataatatacatcTTTTACaggaataaataaaaagaaacagttGGATTTATTGCAAACTAATCTTTagaaaaattaacaaggaagtaagtgaaaaggaaaatatgaataaattaatcttcttttttcaatgaaaataatacaattGATAATTGCCATGTTatgagatatatataaaaataatatgaactTAGGTTGATTCGTTTCTAAATCCTTAACAAATAAAGCATGGATCGTTGTAAAATAAGTTTTAATGGAAACTTCAATCCTTAATCAACTTATGACTAAAAACTTTGGTATATATAGTGATGATGCCACAATAAGGGatagaaaacctattgataaatctAAGGTTTGAACGCCATACTAAAAGCTTGATAAGTTCAATAGTTCTTaaagaatttagaaaataacTCTCACAATTATgttgaaaattcttaaaatgtTTCATTCAACTAAAATGTATGCCTATTTATCTATAGATAaagtacaaattaaattaagctagttttctaaaacaaaaattaacattaaaCCTAGTTTCTTAATCTCAATTTGACTAATCAATCTTCTTTGAATTGAAATTAAGAaatgtaatttaattcaaacatagctttctaatcttaatttgaataattaacgttcctttaattgaaattaggaaATATGATCCAATTACATAATTaaagcaaattaggaaactaatttaaTACTTgtcctaatataaaataaacacaaaaataattgagattcctaattaaaatttgaaaattaattaataactagGACACAAAGAAAAGTCAAGTCCATAGAAATGCCACATAGGACACCACATAACACTACTACATCATCATATGGTTGCCCATCACTCTGCCACTTCAACAATATGCCACATCATCGTGCCAAGTCAACAAAGGTGTTTTTTCATGAATTAAGCTATGTAATCCTATACATTGGACCATTTTTTATTCAACTTTAGTAGTGAATTTCCCTTGAAAGCTAAATACCTCATGAATTAAACAATCTAGTGCTTCTTTgaatcttttagcttgagctTGTGTTATTGGTTTCAtcttcaattgtataggatcttGGCTACAGCTTATTGTGCTCCTAAGCAAGTTCTCATCAGAAAACTTAGGTAATGCTTGAATCTGTGTACTCAATTTAAAGTCTCAAGAATTTTAAAAGAGTTTAAAATCTAGAAGTATtttattaagattttaaaaatgttcATATAAGTTAAGagatattcgatttagattcaataaattttataaatttcgtTAAAATTCAAgtgtattcaattaaaattttgtaaatttttcttaaaaatataggatatttaaaaagtcattaacttaaaaatgttttaaaaaataatataaatttaaagagATTTTAGAAGTAAAAttgcaaagaaaaatattaatatgaaatacaactttaatttcaaatattttattgaatttttacaaaTTCTGTATGTAagaatttattaaactttttaaaatatataacttattttaaatttattaaattttaaattgaatatttctctaaaaaaatttagatcatTTGGGATAGAAACTGtatggaattaaattatttgaaatatttaaatagtatATATAGGGAGTGATGGTTACAGAGATAGTGACAAATAgtatttaatttccaaatatacaTAGAGACTTTTAAATGTACTGCCTTTTTTCTTcgtaattatgtttttattttatattatgaactattttgatatttaaaaatattaagggTGTCAATCTAATTAATGATTTACTATTGAAGGTGTCAAAATGTACAAATAGCAATTTGTTCCAATGGAtccaaattgtaaaaaaaacaaaaagtaatgaTCTTATAAACAACGTACATTGCTATAAGTTTATACTGGTCATGTAACATCCTATCCTCAACTCctcctttttcacttttttcacCTTCTTTGCTATCTATagacaaatttaaaaatgatacaaataaaaatcaataaattaaaataaaagtatcaCTTGATGATCTAAAATAAACTTAGCGTTAGTTTAGAagattatttttctatatatatatatatatatatatgtgtgtgtgtgtgtgtgtgtgatattcATCTAGCATACTATATAATCTATCTACTTTATGGTATATGATATTGATATAGcaataatattaagaaaaaaaatacaaatatatatatatatatattttaaaattttaaatagtatttatatagaatatatgacaatttaattggctattattaaaaatattattttttattttgaattttaatactaaaaaataaaaataaaaataattgtagcaaattaatatttttgtacataatttaatgattttacTGCTATATGGTCTCCATAAGATAAGCTAGTAATTTATTAGAACATGACTATATATAccttataaaattcaaatttatagaTGGTTAAAAACTACAGCCCTTATTTGaagcaaaaacaatatatatatatatatatatgtatagatatgatacccttagaattttttttactacTAAAATGCATCAAGATGTTTcgtccaaaaaaacaaaaaatacaccAGGATATGTCATAAGAGCCACTGTCTTAAAAAAGTAAACGTGGAGCTGCCAATATTCTTCTGTTCCTCAGGCGTTCAGCAATAATAAAGGCCAGCTCAAGAGACTGAGAAGCATTCAGTCTAGGGTCACAATGTGTGTGGTATCGTGAGCTCAGGTCATCCAGAGTCACCGTCCGAGACCCTCCGATACACTCCGTCACGTTCTGTCCAGTCATCTCCAGATGTATTCCTCCCGGATGACTCCCTTCTTCATCATGCACATCAAAGAATGCTTTCACCTCAGCCTACAATATTTCAATTCATTAtgtatgtatagatatatatatatatatatatataaatattttagtggGGACGTGGAGCATGGTATATATTGCTCGATAGCCACAGATTCATGTTTGGATTAAATGTAATCATTTGATTGAATCTGTGGGCTATCTATCGAGCAATATATCTTGCCTCATATCGCCCACtcaaatatttttgtatatatatatatatatatattaaatatatatgtcaaGTACTTATgatcaaacaataaaaaagtcaaacatGCAAATTCAATGCAGTAAAAAAGACAATTAAGGAAAGCTGATAATCATACAAGAATGGCATCAAAAGGACGTGCTCTTCGTCCGCAGGGAGCTATGATGGTGTTCCCATGCATGGGATCACAGACCCATGTTACAATTTGCCCTGCTTGACGGACAGCTCTGATCAAATGAGGAAACTTCACTCTCATGTTCTCCGCACCCATCCTCGAAATTACTGTGATCCTTCCAGGCTTGTTACGAGGATTTAATATCTCTATCAGCTTAACCAGCTCTTTTGGATCCATTTTTTCGCTCACCTGGATATGCATTTATAAAAAAGTGTCACTCTTTTTCTGCTTAGTTTACTTTGTCTCTTTGTTATCACTGGTCGAATAAGAATGGAGatagaaaaaaattgaacaaaggATTCTAATCCATGAGAAGGCGTGCACTGTAATTTTGTCAAACACCTTAATGCCAAGAGGATTGGCAACTCCTCTTAGGAACTCTACGTGTGCACCATCCAATTGGCGAGTACGCTCCCCAACCCAAACCATGTGGGCAGAGCAATCATAGTACAGACCAGAAGTTGAATCCTTCCTTGTGAGTGCTTCCTCATAAGCTAAATGCAAACACTCATGCGATGTCCAGAATTCTGTTTTTGTCATGATAGTATGGTCAGTTGTAAGTCCAGCAGCATCCATAAATCCTAAGGTCTCATCCACTCGATGCGCGAGCTCCTTATACCTGTTATTTATGATATCGtcgaagaaacaaaaaaacaaattataactCAATTTCTCTTAAATATCAACTAATTAATTGAAACTCATCCATATCCATGCATATGCTTCTATTGTGAGGTTACCATCTATTTTACCATCTAATCTTGTATAAGTAGACTGGCCCGTTCAAATACCAAAACTCACAGTCATTAATATTGATCACAATACCATGTTATGTTATCACTCGTCCCCAAAGCTCTATGTATCATCTCAATAGCTTATTAAACTGTATATATGACAAAGGTATACATATTTAGtgcatataatatttatatatatatataagtgatttgcttattttaaaaaacataatgatGTGGACAATAAAAAATAGAGTATACAGTAGCTAGTCCATCTGATTTTATATGTTAatcctttaatatttttattttttaatattaaaaatttaaagtaaaCTTGTGAAGGTatacattaaatttttataggaTTATATGGATTCCATTTTTATTGTTCATATTATATGTTTCGAAAATAGTTTGTAAGAgaatatttttaatgtaataacactaattttttaacaaaataaataagggATGATTATATGATAAATGTTAAAAGTTGTTATATCCCAtcgaatattttaaatttaaaatatatatatatatatatatacccaccTATCTCTTTGTTGACTATGCTGGGCAAAATCAAGATTCCACTTAGTAACCCTTTGCAAGGAAGCATACCCACCGGTTGCAAAGGCCCTAAGAAGGTTGAGTGTAGCTGCAGACTGGCAGTAAGCCCTTATCAATCTCTGAGGATCTGGAGTTCTAGATTTCTCATCAAATGCAGCACCATTTATAAGATCCCCTTTGTACTTGAACAGCTTCATTCCATCTTGTTCCTCATAATCCGTTGATCTTGGCTTTGCAAATTGACCAGCCATTCTGCCCACCTGTGTTACAACAAAACAACATTGTCAATTAGTATTCAAATTCTAATTTTCCTACTCATAAAGGAATGGAGATCTTTTATGCCTATTTTCTTGTTTCTGTTAGTGGATAATCAGTATTAATATCTtagttcattttaaaaaaagtttttattttttatggaaaataaaaaaaaatttcataaaaataatgaaagtcACATGAAACAGGCAAAAAATATGTCCCAAATgtgtccaaattttttttttttatttgttaccgATAACGATCACCATctaatatgataaattataattgaaatatttaattttagattttttatttaaaat
It encodes:
- the LOC107425313 gene encoding polyadenylate-binding protein 2 isoform X3 — protein: MRQGVDYACTPEEVQQHFQSCGTVNRVTILTDKFGQPKGFAYVEFVETEAVQEALLLNESELHGRQLKVLPKRTNVPGMKQYRPRRFNPYMGYRIRRPYVPPYIYSPYGYGKVPRFRRPTRYMPYY
- the LOC107425313 gene encoding polyadenylate-binding protein 2 isoform X2 — encoded protein: MMIVPRVDYACTPEEVQQHFQSCGTVNRVTILTDKFGQPKGFAYVEFVETEAVQEALLLNESELHGRQLKVLPKRTNVPGMKQYRPRRFNPYMGYRIRRPYVPPYIYSPYGYGKVPRFRRPTRYMPYY
- the LOC125423874 gene encoding phospho-2-dehydro-3-deoxyheptonate aldolase 1, chloroplastic isoform X3; the encoded protein is MADLNTSILSSKSLYNTRFLSAATSQLHIQPAFSFFPSWKRINLLTPVHPISAVKAANKPSSSSSKVSVPSAASAGKWSPNSWRSRRLLQIPEYPDKDELESVLNTIENFPPIVFAGEARSLEERLAEAAMGSAFLLQGGDCAESFKEFGANKIRDTFTLLLQMGVVLMFGGQMPVIKVGRMAGQFAKPRSTDYEEQDGMKLFKYKGDLINGAAFDEKSRTPDPQRLIRAYCQSAATLNLLRAFATGGYASLQRVTKWNLDFAQHSQQRDRYKELAHRVDETLGFMDAAGLTTDHTIMTKTEFWTSHECLHLAYEEALTRKDSTSGLYYDCSAHMVWVGERTRQLDGAHVEFLRGVANPLGIKVSEKMDPKELVKLIEILNPRNKPGRITVISRMGAENMRVKFPHLIRAVRQAGQIVTWVCDPMHGNTIIAPCGRRARPFDAILGVIREEYIWR
- the LOC125423874 gene encoding phospho-2-dehydro-3-deoxyheptonate aldolase 2, chloroplastic isoform X1, whose amino-acid sequence is MADLNTSILSSKSLYNTRFLSAATSQLHIQPAFSFFPSWKRINLLTPVHPISAVKAANKPSSSSSKVSVPSAASAGKWSPNSWRSRRLLQIPEYPDKDELESVLNTIENFPPIVFAGEARSLEERLAEAAMGSAFLLQGGDCAESFKEFGANKIRDTFTLLLQMGVVLMFGGQMPVIKVGRMAGQFAKPRSTDYEEQDGMKLFKYKGDLINGAAFDEKSRTPDPQRLIRAYCQSAATLNLLRAFATGGYASLQRVTKWNLDFAQHSQQRDRYKELAHRVDETLGFMDAAGLTTDHTIMTKTEFWTSHECLHLAYEEALTRKDSTSGLYYDCSAHMVWVGERTRQLDGAHVEFLRGVANPLGIKVSEKMDPKELVKLIEILNPRNKPGRITVISRMGAENMRVKFPHLIRAVRQAGQIVTWVCDPMHGNTIIAPCGRRARPFDAILAEVKAFFDVHDEEGSHPGGIHLEMTGQNVTECIGGSRTVTLDDLSSRYHTHCDPRLNASQSLELAFIIAERLRNRRILAAPRLLF
- the LOC107425313 gene encoding polyadenylate-binding protein 2 isoform X1, with amino-acid sequence MEEEEHEVYGGEIPDEGDMEGDMDVHQTDVDMSAADDDAVKELDEMKKRLKEMEEEAAALREMQAKVEKEMGAVQDPASAAASHANREETDMRSVFVGNVDYACTPEEVQQHFQSCGTVNRVTILTDKFGQPKGFAYVEFVETEAVQEALLLNESELHGRQLKVLPKRTNVPGMKQYRPRRFNPYMGYRIRRPYVPPYIYSPYGYGKVPRFRRPTRYMPYY
- the LOC125423874 gene encoding phospho-2-dehydro-3-deoxyheptonate aldolase 1, chloroplastic isoform X2, whose amino-acid sequence is MADLNTSILSSKSLYNTRFLSAATSQLHIQPAFSFFPSWKRINLLTPVHPISAVKAANKPSSSSSKVSVPSAASAGKWSPNSWRSRRLLQIPEYPDKDELESVLNTIENFPPIVFAGEARSLEERLAEAAMGSAFLLQGGDCAESFKEFGANKIRDTFTLLLQMGVVLMFGGQMPVIKVGRMAGQFAKPRSTDYEEQDGMKLFKYKGDLINGAAFDEKSRTPDPQRLIRAYCQSAATLNLLRAFATGGYASLQRVTKWNLDFAQHSQQRDRYKELAHRVDETLGFMDAAGLTTDHTIMTKTEFWTSHECLHLAYEEALTRKDSTSGLYYDCSAHMVWVGERTRQLDGAHVEFLRGVANPLGIKVSEKMDPKELVKLIEILNPRNKPGRITVISRMGAENMRVKFPHLIRAVRQAGQIVTWVCDPMHGNTIIAPCGRRARPFDAILKGVIREEYIWR